One region of Dehalococcoidia bacterium genomic DNA includes:
- a CDS encoding PfkB family carbohydrate kinase — protein sequence MAADSSHIRRQAARSGFTLCEAIIRSFSRLSIKEGAPWRTLLAVSANSQAVVEAALLAARQAECPIFFAATLNQVDIDGGYTGWDHASFATLVRRTAGKTDFKGPILLGVDHAGPWLRDRHTSEKWPYSRTMKAVEISLESAIAAGFDLLHIDPTVDRGLHPGGTLQLNTIIDRTVQLIKHCESFRIKHRLPPVAYEVGTEEVKGGLADENMFSNFLSGLRIRMTQEGLSRAWPCFIVGKVGTDLDTTLFSPQMAQELYDIARHYNLVLKGHYTDNVENPVAYPASRMGGANVGPEFTEVECDALFELESREKSAHVRNAAEPSIFKESLAQAVIRSGRWRKWLHPEEAGKPFDALPAERQNWLLKTGARYIWTDRKVREARKRLYANLVKDGFDPHRYVVERISQQILKYFRAFNLYGSIPVLEKEFERRRRLPFWDEGQVLAAGELIVEIMRPSVDMPLDTTGRFVGPFPSGAPAIFADASARIGKRTGFVGSLGQDGFGRLLLSRFTNDGIDHKLIASIKGRPTGCAFVAYDRDGGRNFIFHIAGTASDRLPSISRAVKYARSFRHLHLMGCSLSISSAIREACMAMAEAIKESGGSVSLDPNLRPELLSAGECRNILLPVVRLADIVLPSGNEAGLLVHEPDIDTACLRLIELGVKIVVLKKGDSGCRVFTRESTFDVPGFKVNAVDPTGAGDCFDAGFISGYLDNLPLYETARLANAMGALAASRLGPMEGAFSLNEVMNFIKKQRRD from the coding sequence ATGGCAGCTGACAGTTCACATATACGACGGCAAGCTGCGCGCAGCGGATTCACTCTGTGCGAGGCTATAATACGGTCGTTCTCCCGGCTATCGATCAAAGAGGGCGCGCCCTGGCGCACACTGCTGGCCGTTTCGGCCAACTCTCAGGCCGTGGTTGAGGCGGCCCTGCTTGCGGCCAGGCAGGCGGAATGCCCCATATTTTTCGCAGCTACGCTCAACCAGGTCGACATCGATGGGGGCTATACTGGTTGGGATCATGCGAGCTTCGCTACCCTGGTACGGCGCACTGCCGGAAAAACGGATTTCAAAGGCCCCATTCTGCTCGGGGTAGACCATGCCGGACCCTGGCTGCGCGACAGGCACACCAGTGAAAAATGGCCTTACAGCCGTACAATGAAAGCGGTCGAAATATCTCTGGAATCGGCTATTGCAGCAGGATTCGACCTGCTTCATATCGATCCCACCGTTGACCGGGGCCTTCATCCCGGCGGAACACTGCAACTTAACACGATCATTGACAGGACCGTCCAGCTGATCAAGCACTGCGAGTCCTTCCGCATCAAACACAGACTGCCCCCGGTGGCATACGAGGTAGGCACCGAGGAGGTCAAGGGCGGGCTGGCAGATGAAAACATGTTCAGCAATTTCCTGTCTGGCCTGCGTATAAGGATGACGCAGGAAGGACTGAGCCGGGCATGGCCGTGCTTTATCGTGGGTAAAGTTGGAACGGACCTGGACACGACCCTGTTCAGCCCGCAGATGGCGCAGGAGCTTTATGATATCGCACGCCACTATAACCTGGTGCTGAAGGGACATTACACCGACAACGTGGAAAATCCGGTCGCCTACCCGGCCAGCAGAATGGGGGGCGCCAACGTCGGACCCGAATTTACCGAAGTCGAATGCGATGCCCTTTTCGAGCTTGAATCGAGGGAAAAGTCTGCCCATGTCAGGAACGCTGCAGAGCCTTCGATATTTAAAGAATCTCTCGCACAGGCTGTGATCCGGTCCGGCAGATGGCGTAAATGGCTTCACCCGGAGGAGGCCGGCAAGCCGTTCGACGCGCTACCCGCCGAAAGGCAAAACTGGCTGCTCAAGACAGGCGCGCGCTACATCTGGACGGACAGGAAGGTAAGGGAAGCGCGCAAACGCCTGTATGCAAATCTGGTAAAAGACGGTTTCGATCCCCACCGGTATGTGGTCGAGCGCATCTCGCAGCAGATATTGAAATACTTCCGCGCCTTCAACCTGTATGGCTCAATCCCCGTGCTTGAAAAGGAATTCGAGCGGCGCAGAAGGCTCCCGTTCTGGGACGAAGGGCAGGTGCTGGCCGCGGGAGAATTGATCGTAGAGATCATGCGCCCGTCGGTGGACATGCCTCTGGATACAACCGGACGATTCGTGGGGCCATTCCCCAGCGGCGCACCCGCCATCTTCGCGGATGCCTCCGCGCGTATAGGGAAACGGACAGGCTTTGTGGGTTCGCTGGGACAGGACGGCTTCGGCCGTCTGCTACTGAGTAGGTTCACGAATGACGGCATTGACCACAAACTCATAGCTTCAATCAAGGGCCGGCCCACGGGCTGCGCCTTTGTGGCCTATGACAGGGATGGCGGGCGTAACTTTATCTTTCACATCGCGGGCACCGCCTCCGACCGCCTGCCTTCTATCTCACGGGCCGTGAAATATGCAAGGTCTTTCCGCCACCTGCACCTTATGGGCTGCTCGCTCTCCATAAGCAGCGCCATAAGAGAAGCCTGTATGGCGATGGCGGAGGCTATCAAAGAGTCTGGCGGCAGCGTCAGCCTCGATCCCAATTTACGGCCGGAATTGCTCTCAGCCGGGGAGTGCAGAAACATACTGTTGCCCGTTGTTCGCCTGGCAGATATCGTTCTTCCCAGCGGGAACGAGGCCGGCCTGCTGGTGCATGAACCCGATATCGATACTGCCTGCCTCCGCCTGATCGAGTTGGGAGTGAAGATCGTGGTGCTTAAAAAAGGCGACAGCGGCTGCCGCGTGTTCACCCGCGAATCCACCTTCGACGTCCCAGGTTTCAAAGTAAATGCCGTCGACCCCACCGGCGCGGGCGACTGCTTCGATGCCGGTTTCATCAGCGGCTACCTCGATAATCTGCCGCTTTACGAGACAGCCAGACTGGCCAATGCCATGGGCGCTCTGGCCGCATCCAGACTGGGACCGATGGAGGGCGCCTTCAGCCTCAACGAGGTTATGAACTTTATAAAAAAACAGCGGCGGGATTAA